The DNA window ATTAAGTCATACAATTGATTGGAATCTGACCTAACAAGAACTAAGAAGAacaatttatttacttattatacAACCACAAAACCCATGAACCTCGATAAGAAATGAGACCTCCTTTTAGTAGAATACCATTAAGCCCATGAACATCATATCACTAAGTCATACAATTGATTGGAAGCCGACCTAACAAGAACTAAGAAGAACAATTTATTATTGTTACAACAACACGCAGACACGGATATTGAGGGAAAATACATTTAGCACAATATAAACATACCATAGAATCTATTATTGAAAAAACAAACATACCATGTAATCTATGCTCATCTGCCTGACCAAATCATACAGCTCTGAGTCCCCATACACTTGGTCTGCAACAGCACGAAAAAGGCAATTGCCATCCGCTGTCATTCTTTTTACTTCATAGCCTTTAACCCTTCtaatatcaaattcaaactgcCGCTCTCTTTCCTGACATGGATGTCAATACCATTTTGTTATATGATATTATTTCAGTGAAAGGCATGAATAAACCTTCTAATTAACTAATAGTACATAAACATGCAATAGTGGAAACCTAACATATAAATTCCAATATAGGAAACCTAACAAAACAGCCCTTTCGAAACTAGGCCAAAATGATGGAAGTGGGATTAGGCATTTAGCCATACCTAGAAAGAAAGAAGTGATAAAGTAATAGCTCTAACGTATAAATGAAGAAGCTCAGTTAAAAAATGTAGGATAATTAATCACCATGGTCCTTCTCTTGTAGCATGAAGAAAGCAACAAAATTATCCACATTATTCCTACAGAGTATTTTCTTAGAATTATCCATATGAAGAAAGCAACAAAATTATCCATATTATTCCTACAGAGTAGTTTCTTAGAATTATCCATATGAAGAAAGCAACAGAATTATCCATATTATTCCTACAGAGTATTTTCTTAGAATACACCCACAAATACTATGTCCTAAAAGAATGGCGAATTATGAAATGAAGTTCAATAGAACATACTACAACAGTTAATCATTAATTACTCACTAAGACCGAGGTAATCATCAACTTACTGCATCAGCATAAGAGGACACATAGCATGGATTCTGTTCATCGGCACTATTATACCCATCACTTTCACTATGCGCCTTGGGAGATGAAGGCCGCGACCCAGCAGGTGAAGACCTAGCCGAAACAACAGGCCACACATTTGTTCTCCTTGGTGATCCTGCATTAACAGCATTAGGAGACCCTGATGCACCTCTTCTTGAAGTTAAGTTAGTTGCTGAAGGCTTTGGAGGTGGAACAGGAGGAGGTGGAGGATGTGAACTACCACCACCAACATTAACAGTGTTATCCTCACACAAGCCTTCGTTCTCTATCACGGGTCTTTCTTCCTGAGAACCCTCAACCTCTTCTTTAACATCTTTCCCAGGAAGATCAGCCAACACTTCTTTGCCTAAAGGTGCATCACTCTCCTCCAAACAAAGACTTTCCATAAAAAGCTCATCACTTTTTACCCTGTTACTAGTCCCAGCATACTCCAAAATCTCATCACCAACAGTCAGCTTATGTTGCTCCTCTACACTTTCCTCCTCCTTAGCAGCCGATTGAGCCTGTGTTCCCTGCTCCGGCCGAACAGAAGACCCAGCACCAGCACGGCCATGGTTAGGATTCTGATTAGGGTTGTTAGCATTAGTATTAGGGTTCTGAGAACTACCACCGGTGGAAGAACCACGCTGAACATAGATACGAGTCATGGTAAACTAGTAAACAAGTATCCCGAACAAGCCACCAAAAACGATGGCGTTTCAAGCACCTCAGTGATCCAAAACCCTAAACCAAAAGAGCTTATCACGTGTTCTTGCCCTGGGTGCAGTGATGCCAATGCCTTTGCTGAACGATTTCTTCAGATCCTCGCAACAAAACGATCTCTGCATTCCCCTAATAATTCTCATCAGACCCAAACCCTTCAACTTTAAACAACAAAACCTTCTTTGAGATGTCGAATTTACCGAATTTTTCACCACCGCCGAATCAGCTTCCTCCTCCGCAACCGCCACCTGCACAAAAACGCCATCATCATttcttttttatcaaaaataatcTTCCTTTAATTATCTTTAATTACTCGAAAAATAGCACAAGAATCGTCGAAGATTAACAGaacaaaaaaatcaatttctatttatttataaCAACAATATTAATTAATCAGACGCAGAAAAATCAAATCGTCGAAGATAAACCTGTGAGAATCGAGAGAAATTAATgggagaaaattagggttttgtttgtgAGGAAGAAAAATTAGGGAAAGAAAAGTGAGAGTGGAAGGTTAGAATgttgagagagaaagaaaaatagaaagaagaagTTGCTAGCGATTTTAACGGTGGAAGGAAAAGAGAGTGGCACGTGATCTAGAGTCTACCAAACGACACGTGGTTAGTTCGTATAGTTAATAGCACGTGCTGGTTTAGTTAAATGGTTCGTGATGATGGATGAATGGTGTTTAATGTTTCAGAGTGAGTGACATGGCGATTCGGAGTTTGGTTTTGGGTTTTGAACCGTTGGATTGAGTATGGTGGGAGAGAGTTGGCTCAGATTATCGCTACAAGGTGGCACCATCTTAATAGTACATGcgattatcttctttttttttcgtcTGTTTGGTTTTGAGAAATTAGAAACATCTACAATTttagaaaaagtaaaataaataaataatatacatgGAAACGCAATTGTAAAAATATGGAAATTATTactcaacatgtatattttcttaCTACTAAATACTAAGCATGTAAATGCAAAGTTAAAAACATGGATTAGTTATCACATATATTTATTTTAGGTTTTGTTTGGAATGCATTGAATTGTAAAGAAATTTTATATGAatgataattagattttaatttatgtttaacttttattttaattatatctaAAATAATGATTATTAATGGTGGTAATTGAAtgattctataaaaaaaatataattaatggtggtaatttagtgattctataaaaaaaatgaatttaatgGGAATATACCGACGGTGTAAAGTAGTTTTACAGTAAATTGTAACAGTcagattttaaattatatttgacttttatttttttattttaattatatataaaataataattatgaatggTTGTGATGGAATGATAGTGTAAAATTTTTTACCAATGCATAACCAttaatctcaaaaaaaaaattacaccgACAATGCATAATAATTAATCTTTAATTTATAAACTCATGATTATTTAAAGGTGTATTATTAACTTTAGGGTTGTGTATGGTTAACCACCTATTCTGAACCAATTCACTTTTATCATTATAgtttataaatcaaatcatttgcTACAAAAACCACTTTGAGAGATATAATTGGTTTCAAATCGGTTTAAAATCGATTTTAATTTGAATATATTTCAATTCAAATTTGTCTCACTTTTAGTTTCCGTTATCCCAACGTCGATCCATTTTTCACCAACCTCAAATAGGTATCAaaattttctctttcttctcctTTCAATGTAACGGTGagaatcttttaaaaaaaattattttttcatataattttgatTGTGAATTATTAAATGTATGGTTCTGATTTTATTCTTGAATTTAATTTCAATATAAGTACTCCTTATAAACTTTACTATATATTCGTTTAGTTAATCACTATAGGAAAAGGACAACAAAATAATTGTTGTACTTGATGAAGTATAGTAGAGTACATTTCAGTTCTGAATGGCCTTGAATCTATATATGATGATTTcattgttgagatattattgggattagttgagatattattggaattgatattattaatataatatcaaatataatctaatataataatatcaaatataattcaagttgtgtaagcccaagtccaattaaggttgtatataaatagtcatagtttgtatcattatttgtacaattcaattcaataatataatccttatttcctttattctctCTATTCTCTCCTCACTTAAAATGTCTCACGCCCTAACAAATTAGTATCCAGAGCTTCAGGTTATTGTTCTTGAGAACTTCACGTTAGAGATCATGTTTCTAGGGAACGTGAATCAATCGTTGCAAAGATGAACGGTACTAAGGGCATTCCGGATTCACCTCCAATGTTTTACAGCAAGAATTGGATTCGATGGAGAAAACATATGCAATCTCTGTTTGGCTTTCATGAGACCCTAGAAGTAGGGAACGTGAATCAATCGTTGCAAAGATGAACGGTACTAAGGGCATTCCGGATTCACCTCCAATGTTTTACAGCAAGAATTGGATTCGATGGAGAAAACAGATGCAATCTCTGTTTGGCTTTCATGAGACCCTAGAAATGGTTACTAATGGAGTTCCTGTGTTGGCTGCAAATGCATCCAACGGACAGAAAATTGCCAACGTCGAAGTCAAGAAGAAGGATTGCAAAGATGCATATTGCATTTAGACGGCGGTTGATATGACTAACTTCGATagaatctctcatgctgaatcggAGAGGGAAGCAAGGGATATTCTTGTTAAGTGTTATAAAGGAGGTGAGAAAGTCAAGGTTGTCAAGTTGTAGACCTTGCGTCGATAATATGAATTATTATTGATGGGAGAAGACGAAAAGGTTACAGAATATGTGTCGAAGGTGCAGCAACCCGTCCATCCCATGAAAGGTTGTGGTGAGAGCCTAACCGATAAGATCatagttgagaaggtaatgcGTACGTTGACCTCTTACTTTGATCACGTTAtcgtagctattcaagaatccaatcaacttcaaaccctaaaattggaagatttAGTTGGTTCGTTGGAGGCGTATAAGATGAAGATTGTCTTAAGGAAAGGAGTTCAAGATTCGATACAAGCTTTACAGGCTCAGTCATAGAGAAAGAATAgtggttccaacaaattcaaaggcaAAGTCGACAAGACTCGTGACAAGAAGCCTTGGTCGAACTCTCATGAGCAGTAGGTCGAAGATGAACTTCTGAATCCTCGAAAGGAAAAGGAGGAAACTATTGAAAGGACAGGGAAGATAAGAAAGGTAAAGGTGTGCAGTGCTATCACTGTGAGAAGTGGGGTCACTTGTCTAAACATTTTTGGTATAGGAAAGACAGTGGATCGACAAAAGGCAAAGACGAATGAGCGAACTTTGCATGCTAAGATTCAGATGATTCTGAAGGTATGGTGGTTATGGTTCTAGTTGCAGATAACCATGTCGAATCCAAGATCTGGTTCCTTGTCTCAGGCTGCTCAAATCACATGACTGGTTAAAATGTGTGGTTAGTAAATTTCGACGGGTCGAAGAAGAGCAAGGTAAAACTTGCAGATAATAGTTCGTTGCAACCAGAAAGTACTGGTAACATATAAATGAGTAATGGAGGGAAAGCTATGATTAAAGATGTGCTCTATGTACCTGGAATGAAGTGCAACTTGCAAAGTGTTAACTAGTCGAAAAAGGTTTTTCAGTTGTCATGAAAGATGGAATTTTAAAATTGTTCGACACCCAGAACAATTTGGTCTTGAAATCTCCTTTGTCGAAGAACAGGATATTTAAGACCTTAATCAGTTCAACTGAAGTACAATGTCTAAAAACTGTTGTCGGCCACAAAGATAGTTAGTTGTGGTATTTGAGGTTTGGACATTTGAATTTTTGATCACTCAATCAACTGATTACTCAAGATATGGTTATTGGTATTCCAAGTCTTGAGATGCCTGACAAATTTTATGAAGTTTGTTTAGTTGGGAAGCAATCCAAAAATTCTTTCGCTTCGACGATGCCAATGAGATCATCCTGGATACTCGAAGTGGTACATTCAGATGTATGTGGTCCATTCGAAGAACATACCCTTGGTGGAAACAGATATTTTTTTTCGTTTGTCAATGAGTTTCGTTGAAAGTTGTGGCTCTATGTGATCAAGACAAAGGACAAAGTATTTGACATCTTTAAGAGATTCAATATACTTGTCGAAAACCAGAGTGAGAAAAAGATCAAATTTCTGCAAACAGCCCAGAGGTGGAGAATACACATTTGAGATGTTCAAAGACTTGCTGGTAATTGGAAATAGCTTGGAGAACTTGTCAAAGTTCAAAGAGttgatgatgaaggaatttgaaatgtcagatctaggaaaattgtcttatttcctaGGAATGAAATTTCAAATGTCGAAGCAAGGTATGGTGCTacatcaaaggaagtatgtcaaagagatactcaaGAGATTCAGAATGGATGATTCAAATCCTGCATCCTCACCTGTCGAAACAAACTTGAAgttggagaagcatggagaggaagACAAGGTCGATGTAACTTTGTTCAAAGAAATTATTGGATATCTGAGATATGTGTGCTATAGTCGACCTGATATAGGTTTCGCAGTCGGAATTAGTGAGCagatacatgagtgaaccaagaGTGTCACATATGAAGGCTGCAATAAGAATTCTAAGATACCTAAAAGGATCGATAGATTATGGAATTCTATTTCGAAAAGACTCTGAAGGCGAAGAAGCAACAGTTACTTGCTTTTAAGATGTtaattggtgtggagataaggaagatcaaaGAAGCACAACTGGATATTTCTTTCAAATATTTGGTGCCCCAATTTCATTGTGTTTGAAGAAACAACCCGTGGTGACATTATCATCGTGTAAAGCTGAATATATCGCAGGATCTTATTCTGCATGTCAAGCAATTTGGATCATATCAGTACTTGAAGAAATGGAGGTCGAAGTGATGAAACCTCTTGTGTTACAAATAGACAACAAGTCAACCATAAATCTGACGAAGAATCCAGTTctgcatggaaggagtaagcatatcgaagctagatttcacttctTGATGGAAAAGGTAAATCAAGGTGAAGCACATCCCTAACTAACTTAAATTAAGATGTAGTGcatgtttgaaaaaataataCTATTAAGAAAAACTATGCGGCGATTTTGACATGAAAGCTTAGTTATGTAGTTTTATATTTTTAcctaaaaaatattttggaaCGCAAGAAATAATCTTCAAACGTTATTCAAAAACATGCATAATATGACATAATGTAAATTGTATTATGACAATCATGTGTAAAACTAGTAGAACATGTGCATCTGCACAGAAAAAACATTTATATCTTAAATTATCCATTTGTAATTGAATTTTAGTTAAAGTTGTATTTAGATATGAAACGATCATAGTATAGTATTAACATATTAGATTGTAATAGAGAAGAGAATTTCCAATAAAATTTCTACAGCATTTAACATGTAGTTAATGTATCAACATGCAGTTAATGTAataagtaacattaactcaaaacGAAAATTTCAAAAGAATGTTCAATGGCAATTGTATTCACCAGACAAAAATATTGGGTCAGAGTTACAAAGATCTGGATATGCAAAGCAAATTAATTCacctatataaaaataaaatgaagagtCAATTGTATTCATCAAATTATTgagaattaaacaacaacatacaaacaagtaaaaatacataaaatagaaGTATTATTAACCGTTATAGACAGGGAACAAAATGGATCCACCAACACGAGGACACACTTTCTGGATGCCATCCACAACAATCTGCAAGGGAAATATGATGTTGCATTTACTTTTGTGAATAAGTAAAAACAAGTAAAGGTTGGGCATACAATTGAAATATAAGCTTAAGAAAAAGGCAGTAGTtagggtgggaataggctaggtcGAGTTAGGCTTTGTCAAGCTTGAGCCTGGCCTATCAAAATTttcaaagcctaagcctgacccgTGGTCTGTCAAAGACTTCTTTttaggcctaagcctggccttttcgaaggcctgttTGGCCTAAGAGCCTAcataaaagtctattttatttgagcctttgtaaataagaaatttaactaatgtttaaatacactaacaaattaaaagatcaacaaAAGTAAATGCTTATTTGTGTTGACTTATTCAAGTTTACTTATTCACATAAATTTtttgatactatttgtttgaaagaacttaagaaaacaacttatgacattattCATAAAGATTTTGCAGTTAATTTTCATCCGTTCATCAAAATGATTAAGCTTGATTTTTGTAATTTAATTCAAAGTATGaatacaatattataataataattaaattattcatataCAATTAAACATGCTTTCTGGCTTGGGCATGTGTAGGCTAGGCCGTAGGCCCATGTTAGTCAGCCTGACATATTCTCACCCCTAGCAGTAGTGGTTGTAGTCGCTCAAATATGGTTGTTCAATTACATATATAATTATATCTTTAAAGTAAAAAATTATCTAATAATAACACCGTGACAAGCTATGTGAAAAACAAGGATTGTATAATACATTGTGCCTTGAAAAAAAATAGGGATTGTATCATACATTATGCCTTGAAAAAAATAAGAATTGTATCATACATTATGCCTTGAGAAAAAAGTAGAAAATATATGTAAaaaaacacacaacaaacaaaatgAAATTTGAACTGCTTGTACATAAGTAATCATCAGTGTTATGTAGAAGTGAGTTGTATTATCAGTGGTTGTATCAGACATTATACATAAGTAATTGCAGTGGCATATATTTTGGTCTAGTATGGACATTTGTTAACAACTTAGATGGATACGTTGAAATGTATAACATACATGGTAGTTTTGATGTTGAGTTAAGTGATAGTGAAAGTGAACACAGGATTATGTAACTATGGGTGTGTAGCAGAGTTATTAATCTCGGATAGCGGAGCGAAGCGGACGACCTCAAAAAATGGGAATAGTGAGAATAGCAGAATCCCGGATAACGGGacattttttgttgacttttgataaTTGACTATTATTTAGACTAAATATATACatgatataaataatttataaaaaataatccttttataaaaatcaaattaataaaataatgataatgGATAAAAAACTTAACTATTTATTCTTAAATGAGTGAACAGCTATTGTTAACTTAATTTTAGGTTATTTTACCTATACAACTGTACTTCTTTTTATAATAATAGCTACTATATATAGTTACAATGAGTTACAGCTGTAacacatttataaaaaaataataataaagttttATGTAATCAATGACACGTAATTTactcttcctcttctttttcgTCTAAATATTCATCTACCTCTTCACCTTTTCTTCAGACACGTTATATACTCTTCCTCTTCTTTTCATCAAGGTCCTCTTCACTTCTTCTTcaacccctctctctctctctctctctctctctctctctctctcgctttGCGTCTCTCTCTATGAATCAGACATTGaaaaccctaagtcatttcttcttcaacctctctcgCACAAGGGTGTTTTGGTAATTTTGCCCAGAAAAATGTCTTAAAAAAAAAGAATCGGAGCCGCTCCGCCCAGAAGTTTCTCACGACCCGCGACCCGGTATAGCGGTTGAAGGGGCCGCTTTCTCATCTCTGCCTCCGCACCCTGCATATCGCGCGGTGGGGTGCTGCTCCGCTACGGAGCGCCGCTATAGCGGCCAAGATTGATTACTCTGGTGTGTAGTGGACCCTTTTGTATGTTGTCCATTATAACAACATGAGAGCACTTATTATCAATGAAGAATAAGAACAACATTGAAATACCTGGCATGATTATTTTGTTAGTTGTTGTCATCCATATGTTAATATTTATGATAGAAACATATAAGTATAATAGACCAACAACATGAGAATAATATGTTACAATGTTTTTCAATGATCATTCAAGCAATGTACCAAATAACTTTGCAGTATTATGGTTTcttaaaattatagaaaaaatcCATAAAATATATGTCCAAAAAAAGACAAGTTACAAAACCAAACTATGAAGTAGTTATTTAAAACTAACTATCACTGTTATGAAACAATCATGCCAATGTTTAAAATTCTCTTTCAACTAGtaatatgttttgatttttatGTTTGTAAGTGATATAAAAGTATACTCTAATAATAATGCATCGCACACAGCTTAGTCAGTAATTGTAAATTTTTCTTCGCAGTAACCCTCTTCGGATATTCCTCTTCCCGATGATCCCTCAATCATGAGTACTGGCGAGCTCCTTGATATTCAACCTGAAGAATTTCAATTTCCTTGTAATACCTGCGATTAGAAAACAAGCTCTTTAATTTACACATGCAATTTTCAGTTTTGTCAGTTTTAgagtttttgttaattttttttctggTTTTGTTTGTATGAATTGATTATCTGTTTGTCAGCAATTCTGCCTGTTTCAGCCAATGTAAGCTTCATTTCTAATAGTTTTCCTAAATATAAACCAGGAGCCGATCATCGAATTTATCAAGAGCCTAGTAAGGATAACCATAATCCTTCTTTGAAAGATGTTATTGAACACGAAGCTTCCAATTTGTCAGACCATAACAAGTGTATCTCAATAGGTGACCAGAGTCCTTCTTTACACGACTCCCTGCTTGAGTACATTACATTGTTCAAAGTTGGATATCATATTTCATTCTTTGATGGTGAATGAATATATTGGTACCTTATGTAATTCTCAGTCATTTAAAGTGATTCAGATTGATTAGGCATATGCAATTCTCTTTGTCATCTTCTAAAAGAATTCCAAATCTGCTAATTTATTTTGTCTGTTTAAATAGCAGGTTGTTCCATGTGCCGACATACAAGAGTTTGTTCATTTGCAGCTATGTCTTTTGGGAGGGAATGTCGCTATGTTATTTCCTTTCTATTCTttattaagttatgaaattgttaaAATTTTGATTAATAGGGAGAGGTAGAGTTGTCTCAATTTGTAATTTATATTATCATTTttcctctctctccctctctcttatTGTTTTCCactgttcttttcttttttgtagaTGCATGATTTTCCTTTACAACATTGAGAGACTTGAAAAGGAGATTGAAGGTTCATGACTACTAACACAATTGAATCAATGAAAAGCAgatttttttaaaagagaaaGTTATATTTATAAGGTGTTTGTGAATTTCACTTGATGTTATCTTTGACCCTCAAGTTAAACAAGACAATTAATTAAGCATtaactatatatatttttattttgttctcaATTGAAGATAAAATCTCATTTTAACATATTTTCATTGCCTTGCTTTTTAAGCTGATATCTTTGAGGATACTATACCATTTGCAACCTCAATTTTAGGTGGATATAATATATGCATTTTTCATACTGACAGTCTGGCACATGAAAAGCCACATACTGGTACATGAAAAGTCTTTATAGTGTATGCATTTTGTTCTCGATAGTCTTTTATATTTTAAGGATATAAATGTTTTGtttacttaaattcaaatttcatgTTTTAAGGAAATAATCAAACCTCATATATAAAATTGATTACAATTtaagtataaaaaaaatagaaattgcaagataaaaaattattctatacctttgaattattattattattattattattattattattattattattattattattattattatttttattaccattactatcatatttctttttaataaagtggcaataaataaaatttaatatgtatTGAAAGATTATAAATTATACATCGACTGTGAATATCTAAAGtggatttatttttctttctctcccATGCATTTTGgcatttgatatttatttttttgctAACTAGCattttatattattgtttgaCACTAAAATGCAAGTttgttaattataatattaatgtatattttattgttaatattttttaatatattttacatATAAATGTAAGAAAATAATTTGTGCCAAAAAATGTAAGGAAATAATAATTGAAGCATTGATATATCTTTTATTgttgatattttttaatatattttatattttattaatgatttaaGTGAGACAAATGAACTTAGATCATCTCCTTCTATCTTTTCTCTCTAACTCTCTCATTCACTAATTTCTCTATATCTCTCTTATATTTCATCTCACTTCTTTAATGtataaatttttattcattttctctTTCATCTTATACTTGTTTTGTAAGGAGAAAGAAGAAGGGAGAAAGAAGATCCAAAGTGCTTTTCTAATGATACAATATTATAACTCTAcgaggatttaattaattaatatgatttttatttgtcaatttaagatttttattgttattaatattttttatgatgttGATCATCTTTAGAAAACTAATTTTGACCATTTTTTAAAACACCAAACTAAAATAGTTACTTTAATTAATGTTTTGTTGTATAAATAATTCGATATAAATAttaggaaaaatatatttatttcaaattttaataaattttgttttctcCAAATATGGAAATTATATGAAACGTGGAAAATGAAgctactgattaaaatattgaataataacatgAACAAGTTTActaatgatttaaatatttttatataccaaAAAATTTATTGGCATGatttattatcttttaaaaatattcttttgattaagcaattttgtattttttcatttcatttttattacattttgaaaacaaatgcgtGTATCATATCAGTACCCGTGCGTAGGCACGATTATTTTACTAGATTATATGAGTGGCTATTCGGATTGAACTTGACAATCTTTTAAAGTTTTTGTCATAACTTGTAGAAAGTTTAAAAGTTCAAATTTTAATGTACTTATATTTATGACTTTGAAGTACTACCAACTTCTAGATATAAAGATGAATGTGTTGTCATATTTTGAACTCCAACAATCTTTTTAGGTCAGATGCAATGTGGTTTAGTTGTCTTATATGGACTATGAACCAATGACATTGTATTTTCATCTTGTTGACTTGGTTCGTTATTGGAAAACTTAGACATGAGATTCAAGCCAAATGATTGAAGATCAAAGACCTTCTTTAGTCTCATAAAACCA is part of the Vicia villosa cultivar HV-30 ecotype Madison, WI linkage group LG2, Vvil1.0, whole genome shotgun sequence genome and encodes:
- the LOC131653535 gene encoding OVARIAN TUMOR DOMAIN-containing deubiquitinating enzyme 6, which produces MTRIYVQRGSSTGGSSQNPNTNANNPNQNPNHGRAGAGSSVRPEQGTQAQSAAKEEESVEEQHKLTVGDEILEYAGTSNRVKSDELFMESLCLEESDAPLGKEVLADLPGKDVKEEVEGSQEERPVIENEGLCEDNTVNVGGGSSHPPPPPVPPPKPSATNLTSRRGASGSPNAVNAGSPRRTNVWPVVSARSSPAGSRPSSPKAHSESDGYNSADEQNPCYVSSYADAERERQFEFDIRRVKGYEVKRMTADGNCLFRAVADQVYGDSELYDLVRQMSIDYMERERDHFSQFITEGFSSYCKRKRRDKVYGNNVEIQAMSEMYNRPIHIYSYSTEPINTFHGSYDTDSPPVRLSFHYGNHYNSLVDPRRPTTGEGLGFSSLRGRNADKDQVKAAIKAQQDQQIDNALLAEGRFYSDLELTEKEIERSVMEASRAEYLAGGTLKHQRGHRESSTSTAEPSSSGARSSRSDPKKEHGKENESSLSSSMHILLSMGFSYLQAIEAYSIFGDDVDSMVCYLLETGSSSRRKGKATE